The Toxorhynchites rutilus septentrionalis strain SRP chromosome 3, ASM2978413v1, whole genome shotgun sequence genome includes a region encoding these proteins:
- the LOC129780122 gene encoding uncharacterized histidine-rich protein DDB_G0274557-like, whose translation MKSFIVFLVALATVSCKAIHDTESKQHDIWQLELPQENHHQHEQDHHFSPHEEQNLDEYEHDHHHQHQNLNYPWEPKHEIHHDNHDQAHHYSHHEENHQLENVHNHHHQHQVLSHRWEPKKEVKHVITEKVPVPYPVEVEKHIPIPVKVPYKVHTEKQVPVVVEKKVPVYYETKVPIHVDRPVPYPVHVEVPIYQKEYIEVPRKHEVFVDKPYPVYVKNPIYVEKPMPVTILIKKHDKKPFWG comes from the exons ATGAAG TCGTTCATTGTGTTCTTGGTTGCACTGGCCACGGTCAGCTGTAAGGCAATCCATGATACTGAATCGAAACAACATGACATCTGGCAGCTTGAATTACCCCAGGAAAATCACCATCAGCATGAACAGGATCATCATTTCTCTCCTCATGAAGAACAAAACCTTGATGAATACGAACAtgaccatcatcatcaacacCAGAATCTGAATTACCCTTGGGAACCAAAGCATGAAATTCATCATGACAACCATGACCAGGCTCATCATTACAGTCATCATGAGGAGAATCATCAACTAGAAAACGTCCATAACCACCACCACCAGCATCAAGTTCTGAGCCATCGTTGGGAGCCAAAGAAGGAAGTGAAACATGTCATCACCGAAAAGGTTCCAGTCCCATATCCAGTGGAAGTGGAGAAACATATTCCAATCCCAGTAAAGGTCCCATATAAGGTACATACCGAAAAGCAGGTGCCAGTGGTTGTCGAAAAGAAGGTTCCAGTGTACTACGAGACGAAAGTTCCCATCCATGTTGACCGACCAGTACCGTATCCAGTTCACGTTGAGGTTCCCATCTACCAAAAGGAATACATCGAGGTGCCAAGAAAACACGAAGTTTTTGTTGACAAACCTTACCCAGTGTACGTGAAAAATCCGATCTATGTTGAGAAGCCAATGCCAGTCACGATCTTAATCAAGAAGCACGACAAGAAGCCATTCTGGGGCTGA